One window from the genome of Tolypothrix sp. NIES-4075 encodes:
- a CDS encoding Uma2 family endonuclease, giving the protein MQVTKKQYYSPEEYLALEEAADYKSEYIDGEIIPLTGKSTNHNQIAGNFSAALNFAFKTQDYEVFILDVRLWIPEARIYTYPNVMIVAGELEYFNNRTDTITNPKVIIEVSSDSTEGYDREGKFEFYRTIPSFEEYLLIDQTKIYVEQYSKTANKRWSFREYDVEDEAIALASVQFEISLGDVYNKVKFTAVAEGETADAT; this is encoded by the coding sequence ATGCAAGTTACTAAAAAGCAATACTATTCGCCAGAGGAATATTTAGCACTAGAGGAAGCTGCTGACTATAAAAGCGAATATATCGATGGTGAAATTATTCCTCTGACTGGTAAATCTACCAATCACAATCAGATTGCTGGTAACTTCTCTGCTGCGTTAAACTTTGCTTTCAAAACCCAAGACTACGAAGTTTTTATTTTGGATGTGCGTCTGTGGATACCCGAAGCACGCATTTACACTTATCCTAATGTGATGATAGTCGCGGGAGAACTAGAGTATTTTAATAACCGTACAGATACGATTACGAATCCGAAGGTAATTATAGAGGTTTCGTCAGATTCAACGGAAGGATATGACCGTGAGGGAAAGTTTGAGTTTTACCGCACGATACCTAGTTTTGAAGAATATTTGTTGATTGACCAAACTAAAATTTATGTAGAACAATATTCTAAGACAGCAAATAAGCGTTGGTCATTTCGTGAATATGATGTTGAAGATGAAGCGATCGCTTTAGCATCTGTGCAATTTGAAATTTCTCTTGGAGATGTGTACAACAAGGTGAAATTTACAGCGGTAGCAGAGGGTGAAACAGCCGACGCAACGTAG
- a CDS encoding type II toxin-antitoxin system VapC family toxin — translation MPDLFGDRSFWGNLIDPTQNYHTLAANFYRTARQQQRKVIITNYIISELVALLTSPLRLPRNATSAFIQGLKTSPYVEIIHVDAILDAQAWNLLASREDKEWSLVDCSSFVVMQQRGLMEALTTDHHFEQAGFIRLLK, via the coding sequence ATGCCCGATTTGTTTGGAGATAGGTCTTTTTGGGGAAATTTGATTGATCCAACCCAGAATTACCACACGCTTGCAGCAAATTTCTATCGCACAGCCCGCCAACAACAGCGTAAAGTAATTATTACCAACTATATCATTTCTGAGTTAGTAGCTTTACTGACAAGTCCGCTACGGTTACCCAGAAACGCGACGAGCGCATTTATTCAAGGGCTGAAAACTTCACCATATGTTGAAATTATCCATGTAGATGCTATACTTGATGCCCAGGCTTGGAATCTGCTTGCAAGTCGAGAAGATAAAGAGTGGAGTTTGGTAGATTGTTCGAGTTTTGTAGTGATGCAGCAACGTGGTTTGATGGAAGCTTTGACCACAGATCATCACTTTGAACAAGCTGGCTTTATTCGTCTTTTAAAATGA
- a CDS encoding type 1 glutamine amidotransferase — protein sequence MSFELTIGWLYPTLMSTYGDRGNVITIERRAQWRGYNVRVLPLDQNATADDIKSVDLIVGGGAQDRQQEIVMRDLQGAKAGAMGEKIENGTPGVFTCGSPQLLGHYYEPGLGQRIEGLGILDLVSVHPGENTKRCIGNLVIEVTATRLARDLEEMTGGKAYLVGFENHGGRTKLGKVEALGKVVYGLGNNGEDGTEGAFYQNAIATYSHGPLLPKNPFVADWLIQTALRLKYQQPISLKPLDDTLAMQAREAMFKRLKVNLPTAVAAI from the coding sequence ATGAGTTTTGAATTAACAATAGGTTGGTTATATCCAACGTTGATGAGTACTTATGGCGATCGCGGTAATGTTATCACCATAGAACGCCGCGCCCAATGGCGGGGATATAATGTGAGGGTCTTACCCCTGGATCAAAACGCTACGGCAGATGATATAAAGTCGGTAGATTTGATAGTTGGTGGTGGCGCACAAGATCGTCAGCAAGAAATTGTCATGCGCGATTTGCAAGGTGCGAAAGCGGGCGCAATGGGCGAGAAAATCGAAAATGGTACTCCGGGAGTGTTTACTTGTGGTTCACCGCAATTGCTGGGACATTATTATGAACCAGGTTTGGGACAGCGGATTGAAGGTTTGGGGATACTTGATTTAGTTTCCGTCCATCCTGGTGAAAATACTAAGCGCTGTATCGGTAACTTGGTGATAGAAGTTACAGCAACTCGTTTGGCGCGAGATTTAGAAGAGATGACGGGTGGTAAAGCGTATTTGGTTGGCTTTGAGAATCATGGCGGACGCACCAAGCTGGGGAAAGTGGAAGCTTTGGGAAAAGTAGTGTACGGTTTGGGTAATAATGGTGAAGATGGGACAGAAGGAGCATTTTATCAAAATGCGATCGCTACTTATTCTCACGGTCCCTTGTTACCAAAAAATCCCTTTGTCGCAGATTGGTTAATTCAAACAGCGTTGCGGCTGAAATATCAACAACCCATTTCCTTGAAGCCTTTAGATGATACTTTAGCAATGCAAGCGCGAGAAGCGATGTTTAAGCGGTTGAAAGTTAATTTACCAACTGCTGTGGCGGCTATTTAA